The Tamandua tetradactyla isolate mTamTet1 chromosome 8, mTamTet1.pri, whole genome shotgun sequence genome includes a window with the following:
- the LOC143645017 gene encoding olfactory receptor 8B3-like has product MRECTLERSPVNVIYVIPQKRMSSGNGSFVTEFILVGITEHPHLQCPLFLLFLAMYIFTLLGNLGLITLIFLNSHLHTPMYFFLFNLSFNSFVYSSVFTSKMLINFISEKNVISYQECMAQLFFFCFFVISECYVLTSMAYDHYVAICNPLLYNIAMSAKVCANLMFGSYLMAFSGAMAHTGCMLRLTFCDANTINHYFCDILPVLQLSCTSTYVNELVVFIVVGINIFMPSLTIFSSYGFILCSILHMNSTEVRYKAFSTCSSHIMAVSLFFESYSFMYLQPSSATSMNEGKISSVFYTIVVPMMNPLIYSLRNKDVKLALRKTLHRKNFLL; this is encoded by the exons ATGAGAGAATGCACATTGGAGAGAAGCCCggtgaatgtcatctatgtg ATACCCCAGAAGAGAATGTCTTCTGGAAATGGCTCTTTTGTGACTGAATTTATTCTGGTGGGAATAACAGAACACCCACATCTCCAATGCCCTCTGTTCTTACTTTTTCTAGCAATGTATATATTTACCTTGTTGGGAAACTTGGGTTTGATAACTTTAATTTTCCTGAATTCCCACCTTCACactcccatgtactttttcctctttaacttgtctttcaattcttttg tttattcttctgttttcaCATCCAAAATGCTGATCAACTTCATATCAGAGAAGAATGTTATCTCCTACCAGGAATGCATGGCccagctcttctttttctgtttttttgtcatttcagAGTGCTACGTGCTGACATCAATGGCCTATGAtcactatgtggccatctgtaatcCACTCTTGTATAACATTGCTATGTCAGCTAAAGTATGTGCCAATCTTATGTTTGGTTCATACCTGATGGCATTTTCTGGTGCTATGGCCCACACTGGATGTATGCTGAGACTGACCTTCTGTGATGCCAACACCATCAACCATTATTTCTGTGACATCCTCCCTGTGCTCCAGCTCTCCTGCACAAGTACCTATGTCAATGAGCTGGTGGTCTTCATTGTGGTGGGCATCAACATCTTCATGCCCAGTCTCACCATCTTTTCCTCTTATGGTTTCATTCTCTGCAGCATCCTTCACATGAATTCCACTGAGGTCAGATATAAAGCCTTCAGCACCTGCAGTTCTCACATAATGGctgtttctctgttctttgaatcatattcatttatgtatctcCAACCATCTTCTGCCACATCTATGAATGAGGGAAAAATCTCTTCCGTATTTTATACAATTGTGGTCCCCATGATGAACCCCTTAATATACAGCTTGAGGAATAAAGATGTTAAACTTGCCCTTAGGAAAACACTGCATAGGAAAAattttttgttataa